A window of the Bradyrhizobium ottawaense genome harbors these coding sequences:
- the purS gene encoding phosphoribosylformylglycinamidine synthase subunit PurS, translating to MKARVTVTLKSGILDPQGKAIEGALKTLGVDGVASVRQGKVFDIELSGSDKAKAEAALKAAADKLLANTVIENYRVELL from the coding sequence ATGAAAGCACGCGTTACCGTTACGTTGAAGTCCGGCATTCTCGATCCGCAGGGCAAGGCCATCGAAGGCGCGCTGAAAACGCTCGGCGTCGATGGCGTCGCCAGCGTGCGTCAGGGCAAGGTGTTCGACATCGAACTCTCCGGCTCCGACAAGGCCAAGGCGGAGGCGGCCCTGAAAGCCGCCGCCGACAAGCTGCTGGCCAACACCGTGATCGAGAACTACCGGGTCGAACTTCTCTAG
- the purQ gene encoding phosphoribosylformylglycinamidine synthase subunit PurQ, producing the protein MKSAVLVFPGINRERDMARALKLASGHESAMVWHAETALPKGTDLVVVPGGFSYGDYLRCGAIAARAPVMDAVRAFAAEGGFVLGVCNGFQILCEAGLLPGVLMRNARLKFICKDVHLRVERSDTPFTRGYNAGQVIRVPVAHGEGNYEADEETVKRLEGEGRVLYRYCSAEGVVDEASNINGAADSIAGIVNERGNVLGMMPHPENHVEDIMGCTDGRGLFAGLVAHLEKAA; encoded by the coding sequence ATGAAATCTGCCGTTCTCGTCTTTCCCGGAATCAATCGCGAGCGCGACATGGCGCGCGCCTTGAAGCTGGCATCGGGCCATGAGTCCGCGATGGTCTGGCATGCCGAGACCGCGCTGCCCAAGGGTACCGACCTCGTCGTGGTGCCCGGCGGGTTTTCCTATGGCGACTATCTGCGCTGTGGCGCGATTGCCGCGCGCGCGCCTGTCATGGATGCGGTGCGGGCGTTTGCCGCCGAAGGCGGCTTCGTGCTCGGCGTCTGCAACGGTTTTCAGATCCTCTGCGAAGCAGGTCTTCTGCCCGGCGTGCTGATGCGCAACGCGCGGCTGAAATTCATCTGCAAGGACGTGCATCTGCGGGTCGAACGGTCAGACACGCCGTTCACGCGCGGCTACAACGCCGGCCAGGTCATTCGGGTGCCGGTTGCCCATGGCGAAGGCAATTACGAGGCCGACGAAGAGACGGTGAAGCGGCTCGAGGGCGAGGGGCGGGTGCTGTACCGTTACTGCTCGGCGGAGGGTGTGGTCGACGAGGCCTCCAACATCAACGGCGCCGCGGATTCGATCGCCGGCATCGTCAACGAGCGCGGCAATGTGCTCGGCATGATGCCGCACCCGGAAAACCACGTCGAAGACATCATGGGCTGCACCGACGGCCGCGGCCTGTTTGCCGGCCTTGTGGCACACCTGGAAAAAGCCGCGTGA